One stretch of Brachyhypopomus gauderio isolate BG-103 chromosome 8, BGAUD_0.2, whole genome shotgun sequence DNA includes these proteins:
- the LOC143521382 gene encoding potassium voltage-gated channel subfamily A member 10-like, which yields MEVPLVNFENLDEIRINLADPSDSGYPASPTSETPERNQTTRSTNSLGHSPQRQTHTGNTTASSTTVPKKGTSSCNSLISNWKVHMSSEGSPSEGLLGKVAKDYCENMSGEKLKFDDGDQRVVINVSGMMYETTHKTLNRFPDSLLGDPKRRISYFDPMKNEYFFDRNRPSFDGILYFYQSGGKIRRPANVPLEVFADDIVFYRLGHEVMEQFREDEGFIKEPEPQLPTSEIFHQFWLLFEYPESSSAARSVALVSVVVITVSICIFCLETLPQFRDETTYTHEVFNLTRDANGTLLSPSASPKGIKSMFTDPFFIIETICIIWFCFELGVRFVVCPSKSEFFSNIMNMIDFVSIMPYFITLITDLMAYHGEDSMANQNMSLATLRVIRLVRVFRIFKLSRHSKGLQILGQTLKASMRELGMLVFFLFIGVILFSSAIYFAEVDEPETQFVSIPEGFWWAVVTMTTVGYGDMCPVTVGGKMVGILCAIAGVLTIALPVPVIVSNFNYFYHRETEQGEKQVMDAAEQAAANQKNEKYDSIYSLDKINKDWPTEKNGIP from the coding sequence ATGGAAGTGCCTCTGGTCAACTTTGAGAACCTGGATGAGATCAGAATAAACCTAGCAGACCCAAGTGATTCGGGATATCCGGCTTCTCCCACTTCAGAGACACCAGAACGAAATCAGACAACCCGCAGCACAAATTCACTGGGACATTCGCCACAGAGGCAGACTCATACTGGAAACACAACTGCCTCTTCCACAACAGTTCCAAAGAAAGGTACATCAAGCTGCAACAGTCTCATCTCTAATTGGAAGGTACATATGAGCAGTGAAGGTAGTCCCAGTGAGGGTCTCTTAGGCAAAGTGGCTAAAGACTATTGTGAGAACATGTCTGGGGAAAAGCTGAAATTTGATGATGGGGACCAGAGAGTAGTCATCAATGTCTCAGGGATGATGTATGAGACGACACACAAAACCCTGAACAGATTTCCTGACTCATTGCTTGGAGACCCTAAGAGACGGATTAGCTATTTTGACCCAATGAAGAATGAATATTTCTTCGACCGCAACCGTCCTAGTTTTGATGGAATCCTATATTTCTATCAGTCTGGGGGTAAGATTCGCAGACCAGCAAATGTGCCACTGGAAGTTTTTGCAGATGATATTGTCTTCTACAGGCTGGGTCACGAGGTCATGGAACAGTTTAGAGAGGATGAAGGCTTCATCAAAGAGCCAGAGCCTCAGCTGCCAACAAGTGAAATTTTCCATCAGTTCTGGCTCCTGTTTGAGTACCCAGAGAGTTCTAGTGCTGCCAGATCTGTGGCCTTAGTGTCCGTCGTCGTCATCACCGTTTCCATCTGCATCTTCTGCCTAGAGACTCTGCCACAGTTTCGTGATGAAACCACCTACACCCATGAAGTTTTTAATTTAACCCGTGATGCTAACGGCACTCTCCTCTCCCCAAGCGCTTCTCCCAAAGGAATAAAAAGTATGTTCACGGACCCGTTCTTTATAATAGAGACAATCTGCATCATCTGGTTCTGCTTCGAGCTAGGAGTGCGCTTTGTTGTGTGTCCCAGCAAGAGTGAGTTTTTCAGCAACATCATGAACATGATTGATTTCGTTTCCATCATGCCCTACTTCATCACTTTGATCACAGACTTGATGGCATATCATGGAGAGGACTCAATGGCTAATCAGAACATGTCTTTGGCTACACTGAGAGTTATTCGACTGGTCAGGGTCTTCAGGATCTTCAAGCTCTCCCGCCACTCCAAAGGTCTCCAGATTCTGGGACAGACCCTGAAGGCCAGTATGAGGGAGCTGGGCATGCTTGTTTTCTTCCTCTTCATCGGAGTCATCCTCTTCTCCAGTGCCATTTATTTTGCAGAGGTCGATGAACCCGAAACACAGTTTGTGAGCATCCCAGAAGGGTTCTGGTGGGCTGTGGTCACCATGACTACAGTCGGCTATGGTGACATGTGCCCAGTCACCGTTGGGGGTAAGATGGTGGGCATCCTTTGTGCCATCGCTGGTGTGCTGACCATTGCTCTTCCTGTTCCTGTTATTGTTTCCAACTTCAACTATTTCTACCATCGTGAAACAGAGCAAGGAGAGAAGCAAGTGATGGATGCAGCCGAACAGGCTGCTGCAAACCAGAAAAATGAGAAATATGACAGCATCTATTCTCTGGACAAGATCAACAAGGATTGGCCTACTGAAAAAAATGGCATTCCTTGA